Genomic DNA from Helicoverpa armigera isolate CAAS_96S chromosome 10, ASM3070526v1, whole genome shotgun sequence:
GTTAATGAATTCAGTGAAATTTACTTAGTAAAACTTAGTGTGAACTTTAACTGcagaattcaaaaataataagttacatTTTCAGAAGTGTACAAGTGGTTGTACAGATTGCTTACAACAAGACTGAAATGACCAAACAACACAATCCATTCATGCTTGAGTGATTCCTACAAATAACATCTTTGTTTTATAGCTCGGTATGAGGAATTACCACGAGAGGAAGAACAAGCTGTTCAACCCTGTATTGAACCTGGACAAGCTGTGGACCCTGGTGTCCGAGCAGTCTAGGCTGAAGTACGCCTCAGCCACCGACGGCAAGGTCCCAGTCATCAACATTGTTAAGGCTGTAAGTATAACAGGAATTTAGTCCTATTAACATCTATGTATAAATatctttgtcatatttttttcaaaaacataccATTAGCTAATGTATCAGTAACATTGACATATCATGCAACTACTTTTGGTATGTAAGACCTCTCAAAAGAAATCaacacttatttaaattaaggaTTACACCACTGCAGTGTGTTAAACCATAATTCCTTTTTAGCCACTAGGCCGTTTAATAGGTGGTGTGCTACTAGTGGCCTGCTTATAAAATGTACATCCCTAATTTTAACATTGGAGACTGCAAATTCAGTCCCACTTGTTATTTTCGCCAGTTAAACACTTGTTcataatctatttatttgttttccagGGTTACTACAAGTTACTAGGCAAAGGCAAGCTCCCCAAGCAGCCCGTCATAGTTAAGGCCAAATTCTTCTCCAAGACAGCTGAGAGGAAGATCAAAGCCGTAGGTGGTGCCTGCGTTTTGTCTGCGTAATTTAagtatacattaaaatattaaaaatcaatttctgttttttttttccaaataccAAACACACAGCCTCTCTAGCCAGGAATTTCACCTAGAATCACATGCACAACTGTCGCCCTTTGTGGCTACTAAAATACATAGTGCAAGTGCTTTTCGTCCATTATGATATGTCGTAATGACAAGCAAGTTTTTCGGCACCCTCAGGGGAACATGAAATCTAAAGATGAGTTTTGGGCGAGCAACCGACTGCACGTGCAGCGACTGCATGTCTGGAAATCGGTCCATATGTGAaagcgactgcacgtgctgctgctgCTTGGATCCAAAACGATTTCATATAAATGCTTATGTAtctacaaaccagtagtgcatgTTCGTCGCGTGTGGGGTTTGCAGCACTCTTCCAAAACGTACTTTCCACCATGTACCTGATACCTAACTAGTACTTGCCTACCTGTGATCAATTAATTCTTAAACTGATGGTGCAGtgcttaaccttttcaccgccacgccatatcggtattcctatgccctgtacgccaagcccgaaaatcttaattttaaatatctactaaaaaatacataaaagtaatgatttaataggtttattttgtatttttctgcgacctgttttttgtcgagtatagccgtcgttggcgcacagggcacgcttgctcatgtcggctatagccgacattggcgttcaaaaggttaaatgAACATGAGCACGCAGggacccgattctcctaagttgataatgtcaaaattgaatagaaatcgaatcgtaatagcaggggcccgattctcctaagttaataatgtcaaaatcgaatagaaatcgaaccgcaatatgatcgcaatagcagttttaaccatatcgggcattctgctactaatactACTTtaatctcagtcgaatcgagtcgaacgtcaatcgtatgccgcttaagtaaaattagcgaGAATCGTGCCCCAGGTTTATTGACGTACCTAGTAAACAAGTGTATGAGAGCACAATAATTTGTCTACAAACCCACGCACAGTAGGAggataaatactttaaaataaatagatagctGTGTGCCTCCGGTTTAGTCCTggagcccgattctcctaagttaataatgtcaaaatttaatagaaatcgaatcgcaatatgatcgtttgcgattggtctgctattttggtctatacggtagtttcctCTATAATCAAactgcaatcgtaaatcattttcagacaaaatgattcattattgaatgacagaaaaggataaaaacgtttatatcaaagaaaaaatagcggaacgCCACATACGCCTCAATcataatcgagtcgtgattggatcgcagtcgaacgtgaatcgtatgtcgcttaagtcaaattaggagaatcgggcccctgttcaCCCTGCTGTCCCACAGGATAACGCCTATAGGTAGTAGAAGTTATTCCTATTTACTAGAGCTATCGTTTGATACCAAACGCCCAATCTTCTAAAGCAGAGGATGAGAGAATCGGAGGCAATGAAATCGGGTCGAGCGGTAAAATGAAACAACTGCATGATAATATAGCGTCattattcaataatataataatacttaaaatatgCTCCCTTAAGTAAACTTAAGTTAAAGCACAATACAGAACTATCGGTCATGCGAGATATTATACCCAAATTCTTGattatgtattataaaaaataataatacgcGATATGCGGCATTTTAAAtgctattttcatgtaaaagcAACACATCATTATTTAGGTACTAAATTGACATCAAATACTCGAGTATAAAAATACTCGTAAATACCTTTGTATGAGAAGCACTGGTTTTCGAATCATAAAGCAAATTATACCATGAGATCATTTATACAATatccttcatatttttttcttattcagTACCTAAACTATAGAGATTTTCATGAGTAGTTATCCATCTAATGCTTACTACTAATTCTGCTGCAATGACGAATAAGGcattacaatatattattactatcatattattaaaattaattaattcattataattattagtcatgttcattaaaaatgtatttgctGTAACAGCCTTTTGCATTACATCAACTGCTTCATCTATAAATGGCTACTgtcttgaaattattttgttctagCCAGCCCTAGCATGGGCTCCTACCACAATATCTAATACAGGGTACTTTTGGCCTTATACATGGAGTTAggattgttaaaattattttagacaaTATTGTTAATTTGCAGAGCAACActaaaaaatcacaataatacCTATTTGCTATCATTATGGTTTGAAGACATTCTGTACTTTTTGCATGTTCTACAATTATGAAGATCAACTTATTTTACAGTTCAGTCAAATGTTAGtctttatatcaaaatattaagtGTATATTGTAACTGTATGCGTCTGCCTCATTTGTGGGATTTGTTCAGGGGGAGTTTGTGTCTGGACGACATCTGCAGGCCTAGCCTGCTTGGCCTTCTTCCTAGCAGCATCACTCTCAGCATAGTACATTCCCAGCCTAGTTTTAATAGCTGCCAGAGCTGCTCCATTAATTTCATCATGGAATATGTTGGTGTACCTCCACTGCTTTACCATGGGACCTCTCTTTCTCTCCTTCTTAATTTTCTTCTCTGGTTTTATTTCTGTGTGATGATGCATCAATTCTGTAGTGTGGCCATAGTGATTGTCTATGGTAATGGTAGGATGTTGAGGCTCAGGTTTAGCTTGCAGCACAATGAATGCTGTGGTGGGCTGTGTTGGCCTAGGTGCAGCTGACTGGAGTAGGATCCCCATGCTTTGTGCTCCATTAGGGGTTTGATAGAAGTTGGTGGCTGTACCTGTTGCCAGAGTAGCTGTTTGATATTGGTTCTGGAAGTAGTTCTCAGCTATGTTCACCAAGTGCCCACTGCCAGGATATGCAATGGGAGCCAGAGACTCCTGCGGTACTTGTTGCTGCTGCTGTGGTGGCTCCACCTGAGGGACTAGCTCCATACTCCTCTTAGACTTAGGCATAGTTGCTGATATGTTATCTGGGTCAAAAGTCTTGATGTAGTCTTTCCACAtcttagaaatattaatttctaagCCTGCAATTTTATCTAACCTGATAAAATCTTTTAAGCGGTGTGTGTGAACAATTGAATATATATGATTTTTTATCTGATCTAAAATTCCAGATGGCAATCGGACTTCTCCAGAGCGGCGATGACTATTTTTTCCACGATTGTCACTGGGAAACATGACACCATCATCCATTTTCTTGCAGAGAACTCTGACTTTTCTCTCAGTGATGGCATGGATATTTTTGAAGGCAGTCTGGCACACCTGGGTCTCCCTTCCCTTGACTCTCACAAAGTATTCAAATGTGCATGTTCGACGACTGCTTGTTTTAACTCTTTTCCTCTTCACATCTACTTGTCTCATGAGTCCAAATAGATAAGCATTTTGTTCATCATGTGTCTTCATAGAATAGAATCCTTGAAATGTTTTCAGCCGTATGTCTTCAGGCACTTTCTGAAAACATCGTCGTCTGCAGTTGCAGTCTGGGCCAGGCTGCTTTGGGGGAACCACTTTTCCATTTGCGTTGATATATTCTAGACCAGCTATTCTTaaacgtttttgtttttgtttgtgccattctgaaaatataaatttatacaGGTTACGTACGCAAACCGATTAATGGTGCTGAAGTAATATGATATAAACATAAACCTGTAGGTATATATGCATACTCTTTAATGAATTGTTGCGCTACACAAGACTTGTATCATTCTTTATTTACAGTGTTTATCGAACATTAGCTATCAAATCAAGAACAGTACCGGAACAATCACCTAGTTACACAAAAATGTAGTAAGGTAGTAAGAGTCAAACACTGGCTGAAGTAATGAAGACTTAACAATGAGAACAATGTTCTAAGAAAAGTGAAGTAGGACAACGCGTCTCTATAAAAACATAATCACACAAAGACACTACTCGCCTTCTGGATTCCTCAGACGTCTTTTAACGATTTTCCCGTTCTTTGTAAGCTTTACTTTTCTTTCGCTATTTGAGACATCAGCCATTTTAATATCAAAGCATAATGTTGTTCTGTCTGCTGCGTTCATTTCCAAATCATCCTAACTACCACAATCTACAAAGTCGCGTGAAACGGAACGCATGAATAACAAAAcgcatttttacataatatctgGAATGCGCttgcaaatgaaaaatatttttttaaatcagatgCATTACAAAAGCTGGCTCGTTAATAGCAAGTTTTAATGAAACCACAGTTAATTATTGCTCTGTCTGCTGAAAAGTGCTTCGGTAGTTATACCTAAAGTCAAAATCAAGCGCATATAAAAATAAGCGATCCTTCTATGGTAAAATTTCCTTCGTATTGTTATTAGTAAATACACATTAATATTCAGTAGATAGATTCTAGAAATATCCCATTAATCTGAGCAATATCCAAACGTATTGAAAAAATGCAGCGCCAAGGAAATTTTTCATGTTTTGGATACTTAACAAGAAAAATCTTAtgctacgttcacacgcgcggCATGCAGCCCGTCGCGGGCCGGCGCGGCGGACATTCAAGCTGTTCACACGAGCGCCGTCGGCGTCGTGTCAGTCAGTGCAAGTATGGCAAGCAGCGAGGATCTCGGAGTTGTTGCTGTCATAGCTTttggcttaacttatttttattttaaaaagagacAAAATGATGAACGACGTTGACCATTCCGCCATGTTGTAATCTCCGATCGTAGCAACTTTCTTAGAAATTAGAAGAACGTTGAATGAAAATCCACTCGTCACAAAAGCGCAGGAGAGACTGACTGCCCGCGCGCGTGTAAACAGTCGCCGGGCGCCCGCACGTTCATCCTTtgaactttgccaaaaaaccgacacccgccCGATTCGCGGCATTCATTCACGGTCACGGGCGCGTTCACGGGCTCGCGCGTACAGTTTACACGCTCGTGAACGTGAATGTACCCGTTGAATGTTGAGTTgaacgcgcgcgtgtgaacgtagcaTTATGTACGTTTTCGCTCAGCTACTGTGTTTTTTCATTTCGTTTTCGATGTAGTCAATCATcaaataatgaaattttaagATGTGTATAATGATttccgtttttttttgcaaaaacatcTGATATTTATCTGCTGTTCACTCCAGTTAAATAGTTACACTTCTTGATTAAGACTGACGTAATCATAAGTCGTAATTTTTGACGTCATTAATTTTGACGTTTCTGTATCACGACACACGATACGCGATAGTTTTCTGCTGctacaaataaaatcattagtttcatttaaaacgAGTTCAACTGTAGACAGATTGTGCTAATATCATTGTTTTCTCAAATAAAACACGTTTGTACCTATAGAATTACCATCAAAAGTATCGTATATCAGGGAAAACCAACAGGTGAGTCAATCGCTCTTCAAACATAgctttcaatttgtttttgtattcaatctttgtaatttgtttgatttatttcaaataatgttatattcTACTGTGTATGTTTTCAGCGTGGCTTTCGTTAAGAAgcatttggttttatttatttagagaaAAGTTTTGTTCTTTCTACAATTTTCTAGTAATTTCATCAGATGTCGTAAAAATGTCGAACATATCTCTATTTTCTGTCTTTGCCAGTTCTAGCAAACACTGAACATGAATATTCTAAATGCTTACTAGAAACATAAATTGAAACAGTAGAGaactactgttttttttttgttttattgactgacctaaattttattcaaaaaagtaattacaaTATCAATGGAGTTAAGtgtcatattattattgtagttgAAAATAACGGTTTCAATACCCCATATATTGGTAATTGCAAATGGTAGTTGAGAATCCAaaatgctaatataataaataaatcattcaacAGTAATATAGATACTTTTCTGTAAATTGGACTCCGATTTTCAGTGCTGATGCTAAATGTTCAgagttcattttaaaatataagttacaaaaacaaatattaaacttaattctattttaattacaGTTAAACATGACATTCCAATCAGCGATGCCGAGCCGGGAATTCCTTTGGGATGTATTTAGGAGGTAAACACCATAatctaattaatatttgtacttcattacttaaatatattttgaggcAATGACTCAACAAAGTCAATGACTGTTGCACCATTGAAAGTCAACTTGGGATGAGTCATTGAGTGGGATACTTGTTTACAATATGGGATCCATTTAAACAATTAACCAGTTGTATGTCAGAGCGCAaatctatctaaatatataaaaataaatacctatatccCTTGGTCACGCCATCACCCTTGAACAGCTGGACCGATtaaactgaaaattagaggggcaGTTTAGACCAAAGAGAAGGACAGGATGTTGACATTTTGTCTCGGGAGTGAGAGATACTGCTGGCGGAagttagttattttataattagcaaCATACATGAGGTTAAAATTTGTACTTTATGCCCTTTGATTACAATTCTTATTTTAGCTTTCATATCAAATGGGAAGCTTTTGACCTCAACTTTGCCCGGCTAGAAAAATGATAAACAAACtaatttttattcatgtttacaTGACTTTGACTCGTCTCATGTTTTCTTTATTCTATAGacttttttatacttacatggtttatgtagttttacagtttttttatgttatttagaAACAGATCATTGCCAGAGTACttcaaatgattattttattttcttgaaacaGTAGTTATTCTGCTTAAATGATCAAAACATTGCTATATCCAATTTACACAATATTTCAGAGTTGACAAGGACCGCAGTGGTTACATATCTGCAGATGAGTTGCAGCAGGCTCTGTCTAACGGCACATGGAACCCGTTCAATCCTGAAACTGTCCGACTTATGATAGGTATGTATTAATACCTAG
This window encodes:
- the Rpl27a gene encoding large ribosomal subunit protein uL15 gives rise to the protein MATSKKKTRKLRGHVSHGHGRIGKHRKHPGGRGNAGGEHHHRINMDKYHPGYFGKLGMRNYHERKNKLFNPVLNLDKLWTLVSEQSRLKYASATDGKVPVINIVKAGYYKLLGKGKLPKQPVIVKAKFFSKTAERKIKAVGGACVLSA
- the LOC110375190 gene encoding uncharacterized protein LOC110375190 codes for the protein MNAADRTTLCFDIKMADVSNSERKVKLTKNGKIVKRRLRNPEEWHKQKQKRLRIAGLEYINANGKVVPPKQPGPDCNCRRRCFQKVPEDIRLKTFQGFYSMKTHDEQNAYLFGLMRQVDVKRKRVKTSSRRTCTFEYFVRVKGRETQVCQTAFKNIHAITERKVRVLCKKMDDGVMFPSDNRGKNSHRRSGEVRLPSGILDQIKNHIYSIVHTHRLKDFIRLDKIAGLEINISKMWKDYIKTFDPDNISATMPKSKRSMELVPQVEPPQQQQQVPQESLAPIAYPGSGHLVNIAENYFQNQYQTATLATGTATNFYQTPNGAQSMGILLQSAAPRPTQPTTAFIVLQAKPEPQHPTITIDNHYGHTTELMHHHTEIKPEKKIKKERKRGPMVKQWRYTNIFHDEINGAALAAIKTRLGMYYAESDAARKKAKQARPADVVQTQTPPEQIPQMRQTHTVTIYT